TCGCCCGTCTTGAGCCACTCGCCTTCGAAGTCGGCCTCGTTGGCCTCCGGGCGCTCGAAGTACTCCTGTGTCACCCACGGCCCTTTGATGTACATCTCGCCGAAGTCCTCACCGTTCCACGGGACCTCACCGCCGTCGTCGCCGACGACCTTGAACTCCAGGCCGGGCGCAATCAGGCCTTGCTTGCCGCGCTTCTCGTACTGTCGGTCGGCGTCCCAGTCGTCCATCTTCGACTTGAGGTGGCTCACCGTGCCGATTGGCGACGTTTCGGTCATGCCCCACGCGTGGAGGACTTCCACGTCGTACTTCTCGTCGAACTGCCGGATGACCGCCTCCGGTGCGGCACTGCCGCCGATGACGATGCGTTCGAGTGAGGAGAGGTCGGCGTCGTTCTCTTCCAGATACTCCAGCAGTCCGAGCCAGACGGTCGGCACACCGGCCGTAAACGTCACGCCCTCCTCTTCGATGAGTTTGGCGAGGTCCGCGGGTTCAGGTGCCGGACCCGGATACACGTGTTTGGCTCCGGCCGCCGTCGCGGAGTAGGGCATCCCCCACGCGTTGACGTGGAACATCGGGACGACTGGCATGATGACGTCCGACTCGTCGAATTCGAGTCCTTGGGGGGTGAGCGTCGCCATCGTGTGGCCCCAGAGCATCGACTGGGTGTACTCGACGCCCTTCGGCTTGCCCGTCGTGCCGGAGGTGTAGCACATCCCGGCAGGTGTGTCGTCCTCCAGACTCGGCCAGTCGTACTCCGTGTCGTGGCCCTCCACGAACGACTCGTAGTCGGTCACTGGGTCCAGATTTGTTTCCGGTACCGCATCGCCCATGACGACGTACTGCTCGACGCTCGAAAGCGACGGCGAGTCCGCGACGGCCTCGATTTTCTCGATGAGCGAGGCGTCCACGAACAGCAGTTTGTCCTCGGCGTTCTCGACGATGTACTCGACGTGGTGGTCAGGCAGTAGTGGATTGATAGTGTGCAGTTGCGCGCCGTAACTCGGCACGCCGAAGTACGTCTCGAAGTGCCAGTGATGATTCCAGCAGACGGTCGCCACGCGGTCGCCCGAGTCGATTCCGGCGTCTGCGAGGGCGTTCGCCAACTGGCCCACCCGGCGTTCGTACCCCTCGTAGTCGTATCGTTCGATGCCCCGGCCAGTCCGAGAGACGATTTCGGTGTCAGAGTGGAGTTTGGCCGCGCGCCACAAGAACGGTCGAAGCGTCTGGGCAGTGCCTCCCATACTC
The sequence above is a segment of the Halorussus halophilus genome. Coding sequences within it:
- a CDS encoding long-chain fatty acid--CoA ligase — encoded protein: MGGTAQTLRPFLWRAAKLHSDTEIVSRTGRGIERYDYEGYERRVGQLANALADAGIDSGDRVATVCWNHHWHFETYFGVPSYGAQLHTINPLLPDHHVEYIVENAEDKLLFVDASLIEKIEAVADSPSLSSVEQYVVMGDAVPETNLDPVTDYESFVEGHDTEYDWPSLEDDTPAGMCYTSGTTGKPKGVEYTQSMLWGHTMATLTPQGLEFDESDVIMPVVPMFHVNAWGMPYSATAAGAKHVYPGPAPEPADLAKLIEEEGVTFTAGVPTVWLGLLEYLEENDADLSSLERIVIGGSAAPEAVIRQFDEKYDVEVLHAWGMTETSPIGTVSHLKSKMDDWDADRQYEKRGKQGLIAPGLEFKVVGDDGGEVPWNGEDFGEMYIKGPWVTQEYFERPEANEADFEGEWLKTGDVVTVDEEGYVQIVDRAKDVIKSGGEWISSLELENALMAHDDVAEATVVGVPHERWQERPVAFVVPVEGTDEDELREGVLASIREEYPRWWAPDEVVFIDEVPKTATGKFDKKVLREEYDDQSLVEGAVPEDAAPDE